The Senegalia massiliensis genomic sequence TGTTTTTGCCCATATATATAGGGTAAAATATATTATATTAAGATTTAGGAGGTTTGTCATGATTAGTGTAATGAAAAGAGATAAATCTTTGGTACCTTTTAATGCAAATAAAATTAAAAGAGCTATAGAAAATGCTATGGCAGAAACAAAAAAAGGTATAGATGAAGATTTAAGTAAAACAATTACTGATAGTATTGAAGAAAAAATACTTCAAAGAGATATGAATGTATTTGTAGAAGATATACAAGATATGGTAGAGCATGAACTGATGGATAGCCCTAGAAAAGATGTAGCAAAAAGGTACATAATATATAGATTTGAAAAGGGTAAAAGAAGATCATCAAAGAAAAAAGAGGTACGTTTACTCACAGATGATTTTATAAGTGAATATAAACATAAACCATCGCCTATGAAACAATTAGGAGAATTTATATATTATAGAACATATTCTAGATGGATTCCAGAAGAAAGTAGACGTGAGTATTGGTGGGAAACTGTAAGACGTGCTGTAGAATATAATTGTAGCCTTGTACCTACTACAAGAGAAGAGGCAGAAAAATTATATGATAATATATATAATTTAAGACAATTTTTATCTGGTAGAACATTCTGGGTAGGTAATACTCCAGTTGCAAAACATTACCCTATGGCTAATTATAATTGTTCATTCCAAGTAATAGAGGACTTTG encodes the following:
- a CDS encoding ATP cone domain-containing protein; translation: MISVMKRDKSLVPFNANKIKRAIENAMAETKKGIDEDLSKTITDSIEEKILQRDMNVFVEDIQDMVEHELMDSPRKDVAKRYIIYRFEKGKRRSSKKKEVRLLTDDFISEYKHKPSPMKQLGEFIYYRTYSRWIPEESRREYWWETVRRAVEYNCSLVPTTREEAEKLYDNIYNLRQFLSGRTFWVGNTPVAKHYPMANYNCSFQVIEDFESFRDLFYLLMVGSGVGVRVLRDDVKLLPKVRSNYELINEDYTPIPKHEREDSTSLEFFHNDTAKIIVGDSKEGWVQSLDYYFKLISSNEYRNITTIIVNYDNVRPQGEKLKTFGGTASGHQSLKNMFSKIDKVINKLGIIFGEKKIKLRPIDCLDIANIIGENVVVGGKLSYASN